The DNA segment TTATATGAACAAAACAGAACCAACAAAGGAATATTTAGTTTTGGTTTGCAGGAACATACCGTTGGGAATATCTTTGAGATATGCACCTTTCCCCTGTAATATTCAAAAGATAATTATGAACACGTTTAGCAATGAAGTTCAACTAATCTCAAGAAAGTATTGGCAAAACCTTTTCAATATGGAACTCTTTGGAGGAGTCTCTATCAATCACTGCGACAAGCCTCTCAACAGATTTCCGCTCACGCACAGGGCGGTCAGAGAAAGGAGTCTTGGGTTCTGTATCCTTTTTTGTCTTCTCGTTAACCTTCTTCCCAGAACTCTTTCCCTTACCACGCTTTTTAGAACCCttgctctcttctttctcatcttcctTGTCATCACCGCTCTCAGCTTTTTCATCTTCCTTGTCATCTTTTATCTCTTCTTTTTCATCTTCCTTGTCATCCTCATCCTTTACAGTTCCCTCTTCAACTTTCTCTATTTTATCTTCTTCCACTTCTTTTTCTTCCTCAACCAAGCCCTCTTCATTCTGCTCTTTTGCACTATCCTCCTTCTCCTTTTCATCCACAGTCTCCACTTTTGGGTCTTCCTCCACAGTCTGCACCTCTTTATCTTCATCCACAGTCTCCACATTTTCAGTGTTTTCTGTCCCTTTGTCTCCATCTACCAGCTTCTCCTCCTCCTGTTTTGTTCCATTTGCTTTTTCACCTTCATCTTTTACGTCCTCCTCTGATTCTTTCCCAGCTTTCTTGTGGTCTGCTGCATCTTTAGTCTCTTGCTTTTCATCATCTTTGACATTGTCGCTGTCTTTAGATTCCACATTTTCCTTCATTACAGTATCTTTCACCTTACCACCTCCAGAAACACCATCATCAGTTTGCTTTTTCTTTCCATCAgcatcctcatcctcatccaTGTTGGTCGCCTCTGCCTGTCCCTCATCTTTGGTGACCGAAGCATCTTCTTCCATTTTTTCAGCCTCAGCATCTATCTCCATTTTCTCAGGTTCAGCCTTCTCCTCACCTTTCTTAACTTCTTGTGTTTCCTTTCCTCCAGCATTCTCCTCCTTGTTTCCTGCCACAGCCTCTGATGGCTTTTCAAGAGAAGTAGTCTTTGTTGCTGTTGGCTCAACGGCtgcctttgaatcctcttctcCCATTCTTACCAAAGGTTGCATGACAAATCAGTAAAGATAATCAAAATTGCTGCGATAACAATAATTCATGCTCCCCTATAAGCAAATTCAACATCTGCTGAACTAAAGCCACACCCAAAGactaaacaaaacaataacTCAATCTTATACAGAACATGTAAAACGAATTGACTTGGCATGTATGCAAATAAAATACTAAACTTTAGGATAATAATTGGTCAACAATAGAGTAAACAAGAAACCTTGAAGAGATATTCAAGTTAGATCTCATGTGTGTTCCACAATAAATCTCTTACTCCTACTTTAGATCTGAACAAGAATGATCAAAATAGGAAAAAAATCTAGGAAAACATTAAAGAAATCAAATCTGAAAATCACACAGGTTCAACCTTTATCCTAATTTTCCAATGCATTCTGGATGAAAACAAAGATCTAGATAGATAAATCAAACCACACGCTATAAACCATAGAGATCACTTCAGCTTACATCACACAAATTCAGAGAAACACATAAAGTCATCGCTTTTTTCACTTAAATCTCTAAAAATTCATGCATTAATCAAAGAGAGAGACAATAACTTCTCAAAAACATCGAAATTCACAGATCAACGAAGCACATGAGAAACCCTAACTTCTCGTCCCAGCTTTAACAGCACACAAAGAGCATGTGACTTCAAACAAATCACGAAACATATACAGTTGATAAAGATTATCCAAAGGGTTCTAAAGGAGAAGACTTTGGAATCTCACCTCACTGTCCCAAGACTCAGCACTGAGTTTTTTTCTCTTCCTCTCGAGACAGAACAAATAGCTTTTTCTTCGATAGCGTtttgaggagagagagagagagaagtgaaAGTATGTATTCGGACACGGAACCAGTTTTTAAATACAGTTAAATGCCACGTCGGATGTTAGGGATAAGCATCGCGGTCCATTCCAATGCTTGAAGAACTTTATCAATGGTCCAGATTTGATGCTTGATGCTTCTCGCGGATCGATGACGGTAGCCTGACTTCCGGTTTTGAAACACGTGTTGAACCTTATATCTTCAACgaataaattatcttttttttctctttaacgTGTATTTAAAGGATCTTTTATGAAACTAAAGTATTAATTAAGAATTTAAACATggaaataatcttttttttgggGAAAGACTAagaaataatctttttttttggcaaaactAGGAAATAATCAAAATGAGCTATTACTAAAAGATTTATAGGCTTAAATTCCCTAGTAATTTTTGGTACACttatattttattctataacactttaatatatatatatatatatatatattaaaattattacataataatTGTAATATCCATCTTAAATGAATCGGTAACTTTTCTAGATTTTTTACTtgcttttaatatataaattaaattaatatctctaacGAATTGATTAAATTAAGTTTTAATATATGTAAGTTAAGCTAGTATGATAacaattgattaaaaaaatatttttaaattttaatttaatgaaTCGAGTGTTAAAATCCAAAAGGATCAATTCTGTTAATGACCCAAAAGCAACTATTTTCGAATTAATCTCAGAAACCATTTGAATAAAGATAGATTCTCACTTTAAAATTGTTTTAGGTTATCACTCTATTTTACTATTGTATGTTATTTTTGCATTTACTTATCTTActtaaatcatatataaaatagataatcatttttcattttagaatatatatgtaaagtataacaaaaaaaagtactCAGAACATCCATATACGTCAAATGTTTTTTGTTACTGTCGGAAAACTAGTCAAAAATCTATTTTACGGTATAAACGCTTGTGAcctcaaaatattaatttttatttagtatttaTCTAAATCGTaccaatttatatttattattataaggCTTAtagttaatataaatttaaagggaaatttagtaataattaataaaaattcaattcTAAGTAATAAACTTAACTGCATTTATATATACagataaaatgaaattatttttaggCTATAATCTAATACACATAATGTATTATGGAACTATGTAAGACTTTAATATTAATGCCCATCTAATTAGAAGTAAAAAAGGtttatataactttataataagtacaaacatattttattgtttCCTTACTAATGGGTTTGGGTGTTTATTTGGGCTTATGTATGGGTTTTAACGGGTTCCTGACTAATTGTTGTTTTAGTCTGCTTGTGGACCACTTGGAGGATTATGAGTTATGCCAGTAGACAAATTGCTTTTCCTGGGACCTGAGCTTTGGAGGATTATGAGTTATGACACCTATCGAATTAATAGAACTTATCGAATTAAGGAGATGAAGAAACACTTtgtaaaaacatgtttttttttttgtaaagactTTGTAATAACATATTGCTGTTTCTTGTTTTTCGAAAAAAGCATACAACATACTGTATTTTTACAACACATCCTTGGAACTCAAAACAGGTGacacatacaaatatatatggtggttataatattttcaaatcaaGATCAGCTCTCTgcagtagagagagagagagagacgaatCATATAGAACAAGGTCTCATTCCAATCCTAACCTAATAAGAATCCATCACTCTCGCTTCCTTTGTCTTCTAAGGACCAGACTGTATTCTCCCTATGTTATGCGGATAAGGGTAAGAAGAATGGTTCAAAGACGAGATGTCACCGTTTTGAGTCTCGTTCTGAGTTTCTCTCGGTGCATACTGATTCAAACCGCCGTTTAAGCTAGCATAGTACGATGCAACGGGAGCAGCATGAACAAACCTGAAACCGACTCCATTTGGGTGAGTTTGGTTGATGAGCTGTTGTTGATTCTGATGCTGACGCTCGTTGGAAGTGTGGTCAGGTCCATCAGACGAGATTCCAACACCAAGATTGAGGCTGACGGTGTCTGTTTCACCTGGTCTGAACCGAGGCTGGTTGTCATGATGATTGCTGCTAGACTTTGAAGTGGGGACATCGTGATTGTGTTTGCCTTCGTATGTTGTTATAACAGCTTTCGGATCATGTGATGCCCTCTCCACGTGTTTTCTCACTGGGCATCCAGGCGCTGTGCACTTGTAATAGCTCCTACAAAAAGCCAAGGGAATCAACACTTTATGCACAAACCAAAAACAACTAGCACTTGAAGACAAAGACATCTTGAACTGCAAGTTTTGCTTGTGTGTGTCCACTTGTGGAGAAAGAGTTTTGTGGTTGTACGAACCTGGGATTTGGGTTTCCTCTTACGACCTTCTGCCCATACTTACGCCACCTATAACCATCATCAAGTATGTCAACCTCACTCAGAGTTTGAACAACAACACGAGGCTCCCGGATAGGTTTCACAAGTGGAGTTATCTCCATGGTCCCATCCAACCTCCTGCATAAAGTTAGAAGAATGTTAAATCACTGTTTCAAACAAATCACCTGAATCCTTATATTCTAATAATACCTCCGTTTTGTATATGGATCATCTTCATCCTGGTCATCTTTACTCTTATTTGACACTGCAACTTCTCCACCATCCTCAGTTGTAGGAGGTACCTCAGGGTTACCAACTTGCTCAATGGCTTGTGACAAGTTGTACACGCTCTTCTCTGTATTCATAAATACTGTCAAGGAGAATAAGTGAAATCTTGTCTGTCATTGGAGGATACTTACCTACTCTTTCTTCTTGTGCAGACATACCAAGACCACAAGAGTTTCGTCGACCAGGTTGAGGCTTAGGATGGTCATGCGTACCCTTGTAAATAATATCTGTGATCTGGCCATCATAAGAcctttcaaataattttttcacttcGCAATTAGGATGAGTACATTTATAATAGCTCCGAGGGAATTCACTCCCTTTGACATGCTTTTGACCATACTTTCTCCAGTTGTAACCATCATCTGCCAATACTGATGGTGCACTTCCCCTCGGATCATTTTGCGATGCCTGGACTGATTCATCTAGCTCAGATCCGGCCGGAATATCTGAGCTTTGAGTTGGCCGCCTTAGCTCACTTGAGTTAGCTGCAGCCTCACTGATCGAAGAAGGTGAGTGTGAGGATCCATAGCCCTGGCCTTGAAACTGGACTGCTGGC comes from the Brassica rapa cultivar Chiifu-401-42 chromosome A01, CAAS_Brap_v3.01, whole genome shotgun sequence genome and includes:
- the LOC103866419 gene encoding probable WRKY transcription factor 20, which gives rise to MNPQVNNDRKEFPVDPTARHDSSRGVGGNGGGGARYKLMSPAKLPISRSTDIMIPPGLSPTSFLESPVFISNIKPEPSPTTGSLFKPRPVHVSSSSYTGRPFHQDSTEQKSSEFEFRPPASTMVYAELDNHKREPAVQFQGQGYGSSHSPSSISEAAANSSELRRPTQSSDIPAGSELDESVQASQNDPRGSAPSVLADDGYNWRKYGQKHVKGSEFPRSYYKCTHPNCEVKKLFERSYDGQITDIIYKGTHDHPKPQPGRRNSCGLGMSAQEERVEKSVYNLSQAIEQVGNPEVPPTTEDGGEVAVSNKSKDDQDEDDPYTKRRRLDGTMEITPLVKPIREPRVVVQTLSEVDILDDGYRWRKYGQKVVRGNPNPRSYYKCTAPGCPVRKHVERASHDPKAVITTYEGKHNHDVPTSKSSSNHHDNQPRFRPGETDTVSLNLGVGISSDGPDHTSNERQHQNQQQLINQTHPNGVGFRFVHAAPVASYYASLNGGLNQYAPRETQNETQNGDISSLNHSSYPYPHNIGRIQSGP